In Saccharomonospora marina XMU15, one genomic interval encodes:
- a CDS encoding MurR/RpiR family transcriptional regulator, with the protein MSTVSKFPTDVADTGDVTTVEAAESAPAAAHDSGSRGTDDSTSWDADASPLVRIRSLLPGLAKAEQRVANVVLEDPSSVARRSITEVALAAHTSETTVTRFCKAVGVGGYPQLRIALAADTARSQARTSRDLGGEITAEDDLASVVSKVSFADARAVEETAEQLDIATLTRVIDLVANASRVDVYGVGASAFVAADLQQKLHRIGRVSFSWSDTHIMLTSAAVLKGGDIAVGISHTGATTDTIEALRVAREHGATTVALTNFPRSPITDVSDYVLTTAARETTFRSGATASRIAQLTVIDCLFIGVAQRHLDESVSALDATRDAVGTHRLGVRPDGRRRTRDAGK; encoded by the coding sequence ATGTCTACGGTTAGTAAGTTTCCCACGGACGTCGCAGATACCGGCGACGTCACCACAGTGGAAGCTGCCGAATCCGCCCCGGCGGCCGCGCACGACAGTGGTTCGCGCGGCACCGACGACTCGACCTCATGGGATGCCGACGCGAGCCCACTCGTGCGCATCCGGTCGCTGCTGCCCGGCCTCGCCAAAGCCGAACAGCGCGTGGCCAACGTCGTACTGGAAGATCCCTCCTCGGTCGCCCGGCGCAGCATCACCGAAGTCGCGCTGGCAGCGCACACGAGCGAGACGACCGTCACGCGGTTCTGCAAGGCGGTCGGCGTGGGCGGCTACCCGCAGTTGCGAATCGCACTCGCTGCCGACACCGCTCGGTCGCAGGCGCGGACGTCTCGTGACCTCGGAGGTGAGATCACAGCGGAAGACGACCTCGCGTCCGTCGTAAGCAAGGTGAGCTTCGCCGACGCCAGAGCCGTCGAGGAGACAGCCGAGCAGCTCGATATCGCCACACTGACGCGAGTCATCGACCTTGTCGCGAACGCGAGCCGTGTCGACGTCTACGGCGTCGGCGCCAGCGCCTTCGTGGCCGCCGACCTGCAACAGAAGCTTCACCGCATCGGCAGGGTGAGCTTCTCCTGGTCCGACACCCACATCATGCTCACCTCGGCGGCCGTGCTGAAAGGAGGCGACATCGCGGTGGGCATCTCCCACACCGGCGCCACGACCGACACCATCGAGGCACTGCGGGTCGCCCGGGAGCACGGGGCGACCACGGTGGCGCTGACCAATTTCCCCCGTTCACCGATCACGGACGTTTCCGACTACGTACTCACCACCGCCGCACGTGAAACGACCTTCCGCTCGGGTGCGACAGCGAGCCGGATCGCCCAACTCACCGTGATCGACTGCCTGTTCATCGGCGTCGCACAGCGGCATCTGGACGAGTCGGTCAGTGCACTCGATGCGACCCGTGACGCGGTGGGTACTCACAGGCTCGGCGTTCGTCCCGACGGCAGGAGGCGCACCAGAGACGCAGGTAAGTAG